ATGAAGTTCTCAGCCCACAGAGAGCTATGCAGCAGCCATTTCCTGCCCTGTGTGGTTCAGTTGTACTTCCCCTTATACAGCTGTAAAAGTGGCTGCTGGCTACCATTAGCTCTGGTAGGCAGGGGTTACCACAGCCATGATGATAAAAGCTAAGAAACAAACCCTGTAGCACATTTAAGTGTCTTTTATACTTTTATTTAACAGACTGTCGATTGTGTGACGTATGTAAATGATATTTTGGGGTGTCTTTAACCAGACAACTGGCTGTAGTGCAAGTGCTAGCAGGTAAGCTGTGACGTGTGCTTTAACAGTTATTCTGCTTTTTTGGAACAGGAGCCAATGGGGCGTGATTCTCAGTGAACCACAGATCCACACAGTCAAAGCAAAGCCACCGTGAGTGTGAGTTTAGATTCTCCTTAAAAAGGAAAATCTGACACAAGTATCTACTTATGCCTCAAGGTACCTACTAAACCTTTATGTCATTTTAAAGGAGCAGGACCCAGAAAGCTAGAAACACTGGTTAAtgttaacataaaaacatcagggATATATGGCTGCCTGCTGTAGGCTGTGCTTGTTTGTGTATTTCTATTGGCATGGCCTATTCATTCAATAAACACCTGATCCAGAAATGGTGCATGATTATATTTACAAAGGGGCCAGAACAGCACATCTAGGCGTTAGAAAAACTTTGATCCTGACTATGAAGTGGCTGGAGGCTGAGGTTTATGCTCCCTTCAGccttctcccatctgcaacaagcttctccatgACAACAAGAGCCAGATAACCCAGCCAGAGGTCatcttaaaaaaatgacaaatttaGCTTGAGTAGTATAATAAAGATCGTCTTTAAAGCTGGTCTACTCTGAGTCAAGCAGTCTCTTTAGTCCTTTCATTAAAGCCCATCCTCCCTGTCATTTAGTCTTTCAGACCATTTGTTACCACCCTCCTCTACATCAGCTGAACtctgctccaccaccaccctgtaGACTCTAGTGTCCTGTCCTGTTAGGTGTCACTATTTAGGATACCACCCTGCTTATTTCCAACATTTTATTCTACAGTTTCAATGctattttcctggtgaggacagactgacagcacaGGATCCCCTGCCAACCAGGCCCCCAATTCTTCTAGCTACGCCTCTGGAGAAGTATTGTTTTCCAATATGTTTATATACCTACATTAATCACACtcctttgtcatgtgactgtgttGTGTCTAAAACTCGAAGTTAGTCACTTGGTAAGATCTGTAACATCTTTTCAACAACATGCTGATGacgattctcagtcatccagctcATACTAGTTGAGACGATTAAagcaagaaaactctacaagtccagacaccttgcttcaatcgtcTCATATTATGAGTATCTAGATGAACCCCATTGTCATGCGGTGTCTGCACACTTTACCTTATAAGGCCACTGAGCTGCATCTCAGCAGCAGACGAGTTAAAAATGCAGACAGGTTTGTTCTCCATATATGGATATTGTATGCTGCTGCTACCTGTGACACCTGGAGTTTCATGGTTTCGCTAAAAAAGGACTCACTCCTTTACCTACTCTAGCAAACTAACTGAAATGGAGATAAAAGGAGCAACAGGAACCTTTGTGCTGTGTCAAACAATAAAGTATCTATTGTGATTTTCCTCAAATGGGATTCAATGCAAATGCTGAGGTTGCAGCTAAAGCTGTGTGTCACACCTGGGAAGAGGAGCAGAGTAGGTGGGTCTACTTTTGGAGGTGTGCTTATTTaccacagctcctcctcccaTGAGTCAACCTGCTCTCCTTCCTTATGACCCCTCAGCACTTTGActgctgctgccattttttCTCTGCTGCCTGTTTCCTGCACACATCAGAAGCAAAATGGTGAGTAGTTTTCACAAAAGAACTCAGCAGGGTTCATGTTTCCTGTGTCAGATAACGCCTTCTATGTGATCTGTGTGCCACGCAGGCTTAAAAATGCTGAAGGATTCAAGTGCAATTTCCTCATTTCTACAACAAATCTTAAAGAACATGTGTGACATTAATCCTGTTTGTGTAAAATGTTAGAAGCATAATATTTTCATGTGTTTCTTTGAAAGGAAGGCTTCCTGAGGGTAAAGATAAATTGATGTTGAGGAAAGGGTTTGTTCAAGGTGTGGTTTTGCCTCCAAAATGGAGGGAGCTTTGTTCGAGCTTCAAACTTGTTGAGAGTTTCCCTTGGGGCGGTCTTTCTTGTGCTAACTTGTTCCACAATGACTGGAATGTGACAGAACCAAGGCCTAGGCAGTTCATGGAATGGCAACACTCATAACATGTTACTGCTGGAAGGCTGCTTGAACATTTGCACATTTAAAACGACGTTAGACCTTCTCTCCAAACTTTTAGTTTTGAAGAGCTTCCTGTTTCTACATAATTCAGTTCTGCTTTTTCCCCCGAAAATCAAGTACAagtgaagaacatctgagatTATATGAGAAAAGGCTCTTATTAAAGTGCACATACTGGGGGAGGCATGTATTATTTGCAGAATACTGAAATGTTAGACAACATGTCACAGATGAGAGCAGTCGGACCTTTTTATCTGTGTATGTATTAAACCTATGGTATGATCTTTCCTCACTAGGCATCTGGAGTACAAGTCAGTGATGAGGTGAAGGACATCATCAATGAAATGAGAGTAGTGAAAGCTGATTCGGATCAGAAGGAACGCATACGGTTGGTTGCATTTCAAATCGCAGATGGCTTCATTCAAGTCAAGGAGATTTTTCGGGAAAAAGATCTGAGCGGTGTGGATGATGTTTTCAAGTTCTTCCTGAGCAAGCTAAAGGCTGAGCAGTGCTGCTACTTGCTGTATGATTGCCACTTTGAAACCAAGGAATCAGGCAGGAAAGAAGAACTGGTCTTTGTCCTGTGGTAGGTCCTTTGTATTTCGGTCACTACTATTATTACTTATTATTTAGTGGAGAACGTGCAAAGTGAGACCCTTACGTATGTGTTTCTCTTCATGCCAGGGGTCCTGAAAATGCACCCATTAAACAAAAAATGGTGTACGCCAGCTCAAAAGATGCTCTTAAGAAGGTTCTGTCAGGTATGTACTTGTTTACTTTTTATCCTTCCACGAATGCGTTTTCTGTACAATGATTCAAATGTATATGCTGCTTGCTATTACATCTGTGCCTCTGTGCACTTATTTTAGATGGGATTGAATTACGTAATATTAACAATATTTATTTCATGCTAAGTTTTGTTTCTCTTCTACAGGTATCAAACATGAGCTGCAGATGAATGACCTGTCTGATTATGGAACCAGGGAGAATTTTGCAGAGAGAGTGGGAAAAGGTGTGATCAAGGTCGAGGGCCACAGCTGCAATTCTTAAAATTGAACAGAGGCCGCAAACGCAGCACCTTTCCACTGTTTCATAACAAGGTACACTGAAAGGGACTTGAGAGGATGGTGGCGAAGTTTCCAAAttgactttgttttttctttccaatTGGGTCAACAAAGCTTTAACAGAAGGGCTGGGCTCTGAATAGGATTAGATTCCTGTTGCACCAGCTTCCAGCGTCTTAGCCCTTCTACACGGTCCAGTCATACCAGTTTGGCTGTAAATCTATTCAAAtgtaattttactttttttttttttggaaatacATTTATAAGTGCCACCTGTCTGTaacatcagatttttttttatgtatatacacacactgaaaacatgtaTCCCGTATCCACCATTTGTCTTCCTTTGGTTATCAGCTACTAGTGCCTCGTTCACTGTATAAAACCTGAGTTTACTGTAGGTCAACATAGTTGTTTTTCCTTGACTGTTACACTTTGATGGAAACCCTAATAGATGCAATACAAAAAAGGACAAATTTCAACAAAAATTGCAGCAGTTATTGCACGGTTGAGCATTGTCAGAAATAAATTCAgtgcaaatgtgtgtatgtgtgttttctgtctgtaaaaaGCTATTTGATtacaaaggcttttttttttttttttaaatcatcaacATTGTCGTTATTTGCTATTTCTAAGTCATCAAGAATCACAGAGTAACCAGGGGAACAAAATGTGGACTGGGGACAAGGCAATTATTCCTAACCTGCAGCTAATAACCAGTAATAATTCACTTTAATACTGGATACTgttttcttgtctgtgtgctggAAACAAAACTAGGCATGCCACTGGTTAATGTTAACTTAACAAATTAGCTGCAAGCTGCAGCATCAGCTCTGTTTTCTTCTATGGTGCTCACAAGAGTGGACACATATTCTGTTCCATTCACACTGTGGTTAATCAAGATTCAACAGACTTATTTGTCACATCATGTAAACATGAGGAAAGAGACAAAGCAGTCTGGTCACAGTACTGCAGCATAAGTCACATTTacaatcatttaaaaataaaagaaataaaactacTACCCTATCCacgggtgagaggtggggtacaccctggacaagtCACCAGCCCATCGCAGGGCAACTACTAAAGTCCTAGAAACCTGAATCCTACAGTGATGAGGGGTGAGCCGCTCATGAGTCTCACAGCATCTGGGAAGAAGCTATTTTTCAGTCTGGTGGTACTCGCCCAGAGTACACAGCCTCCTTCCTGAGGGGAGGGTGGACATGGACATGCTGCATCCAGTGGTCCTCTGTGCAGATCTTACCCACCGCTCAAGTGCCTGCTTCTCTGCCACTGAATAGCTGCAGTAATGGATGAAGTCGGTGCACTCTCCACCCCACCTGTTAAAGGAGCTAAGTGTCTTAGTGCCTAATCCCGCTCTCTTTAGTTTCTCAGGGAGGACAGCTGTTGGAGAGCCTTACTGGTGATGCTCCTGGTGTCCAGCCAGGTCAGTTTATTGGACAGATGCACCCTGAGATATTTCAGGCTGTTCACCGTCTCCGCAGCTGTGCCGTTGTTGGCTGTTCTTCTTGCACCAGAGTCCCAGTCCATCTACCTTCTGTCTGTACACTGACTAATCACAACTGTTGATGCATCCACTGTTGTATCGTCTGCAAACTTCACTGCGAGGTTGCTGTCATAGTGACCTCTGCAGTTATATTTGGTCATTTTGACCCGGTTTACAGTTTGTCTACGCTTCCTTGTTTCTGCTGTATCAAAAATCACAGACTTGTTCAAACCAGGAAGCCATTAGGATATTTGTGCCGAAGCACATAGAAACATTCCGACTGACACACCTGAGGGCTGTTCTTCTGATTCAAGCCTAATAAGGCACAACACCAACCTAAAGGCAGGGCCTCCTCCTTCTACATCTCATTCCGTCTCTTTGCCATCCAGATTTAAGGAAGCTTGCTCTCACCCCACCCTTCACAAAAGCGATGCCTACAATCTTTTCATACAgttcaaagtaaaaaaagaaaaaagaaacttcCCTCTGTAGGACAGATTTAGATGCCTTTCCTTAAAAACACAATTCCCTGGTGTCCATCTGCAACTTAAATTAAAACCATACCAGAGCTTCTCAGTAAAATGTGTAACTCTGCAATGAGGATATGTGGCAACGCATCCTGCCTGAAAGCAAGACTGCTCTTTGCCGAGTTGTGACATGTTTTCCAAACAGCTTTTCATGCTGGCAGGATGTAGTAGTCCTGAAACAACTGTACAGGTTTTACTTAGGCTGCAATCACAAACACTCAACACAACTGCATAGTGCTACACACTGTAGTTTATTCATTCATACAAATTCATTtcgacatgtgtgtgtgtatgttactgGCAGCCAGCTACAGAGGAAGGCAGGCCCTAAAAGGTATTGCATCCATGAACCATAAAATGTTCCCTCATTCAACCACATAGAAAAGACATACAAAGTAATAATTGCACAGGTTGAAGTACGTCTGACGTACATTCGGTTTCCCTTTTAACACTGAACTATGAGGAAATGTTTGGAATATAAGGCAAGGGGATAAATAACTTCTGACACAGCCAGAATCGTTGATGGAATGTGGGCTTCAGTAAAGATTGCAACAGGATACTCTCCTCTAATCTTTGAAATGTTCGGCATATCAAATATTTGATTCCTACAGTTGCAACAAATGCAATCAACTACAGTACAAGAAAGAAATTATTTTGGAATGCATAACTATGGTAATCATAAGGCATAtttggcagttttttttgtaGTGTCCACAGTGGACTTCCTCTCAGACGGATGTCCCTTCCTTCAGTTCCACATACTCTCCCttgaaacaggaaaaaaaaaaacaattacgAGTCAAAACAGACAAGCACACCAAAAACAATCAGAGCTGAGGTGTGTGTTGGCAGAACTGTCTCACCTTGCCGTCCAGGTGCTCCTGTAGTGTTCTCACCGTATCTCTCTCTTTGGTCAGCTGCTCCTGACTGGCTTTAAGAAGCTGCTGGAGCTTGGTGGCTGCCTGGCCCAGATCTTTGGACAGTTTCTTCTCCTTTTCCAGGCGCTCCTGTCACAACAGCAGGAGCAAACTTCCAACTTCAGAAAGTGGCGAATTGAATATACCATCTTGCAAGTTGTGGAATAATTGCATGAAATGAGTTAAATGAGTTTGCTCATGgtgtattattttgaaaatctaccagATTCTGGTTGTTGTTAGTGCAAATAACCAGCTCCAAAATAAAACCAGCACATAGCTACGCTTCTGGGACGCTTCTGAAACGCTTCTGAAACGCTTCTGAAACGCGCTGCTACCTGCCTGGTGTAAATACTCTCGTTGACTAAAATGGAATCATTTTACAGCAGCTTACAATACACTTCTGTTACGCAGCCAGTGTATATCCGGCTTTACACATAATCAACCTTAAATTAACTATGTGTTAAAAGGTCTATGTAAGGCTCACATTGTACAATATTTATGTCTGGTGGACATTAGATGATGTAACCTTCACAAACCTTAAGCTGAGCTACATCTTCAGTTTCAGACTGGGGAGAAAGGTCCAACTGGGCCTGAAGTTCTGCTATAGTTTTCTGTGCCTGGAGGTCGACAACAAACACTGATGTTATCCACCATGGTGtgacacaagcacaaagaaagcaagaagaACGTCCGCTACCTGCTCAAACTCTTCTGagagctgctgcctctgatcgGCCTCCCCGTGCAGCTTCTCCGTCGCCTGACTCAACTCGTTCCGGACCTGATGGCAGACAAATACAAACGTATCCACTATAAATACACACGGATAAAACAGAAGCGCATAGCAGGTGTGTATGCAAACATTCTTGTGTCCAAGCAGCAGCACtgggcacacacatgcacagaagctGTTTGACCTGTGCACAGTGAGTTAGTTTCCTCTCACACAATTTcaggtgaaaaacaaaaagtttctAGGTTAAGAACTGTACAAACAAACATctgaaaacagagcagaggtgagcATGCTGACGAAGCGGAGAGAAACAGCAGAGTTAGATCCACTCAGTCAATGCAAACACTGGTTAGCATAAACGGATGCTCTGTCAGAGGAATACTGGACAGACTGGAAATTCTGCACTTAAGTCATCGGACTCTCAGTATCCGTGTTCTGTGGGCACATCCTTCATTCAGAACACAGGGTATAGATAGACCAGATCTGCTGCTGTTACACCAAATCACCTTACtatttatatgttttttctAATAAATTGAACTTGTGAggtaaataaaatcaaacaaattATAACAAATAAGCACTGTCCAGTATtctctgacaggaagtgaagggTGCCTTGTGACCTTTGCACCCTGACCTGACTGGGTTGAGCCTCAGCTGGGCCATTCTGCTCACGCTGGGCCCGCATCGTGATCTCGCCCAGCTGCTCTCTGACCTGAAACAGGAAGCCGTCGCTAGTCACTGGTTATGCAAGTGCCAGCTGTGAAtccctttgtgtgtgcatgtcattGACACCTTGTCTATCTGGTTGTGTGGGCAAGGGAAGGATTTCCAACAAATTCCTTAATATACGACAcctcataaaaaacacaaaaaaaacacacacacacttccctcccTGTTGCCTTGTCACATGAATGTGAGCATATCATTGACGGGAAGATTGAAAAGCAGGTTATGTTACCTGTTCAAGCTCCTCCTTGTGTGCCTGGGCCTCCTTCTGGACCGCATCCAGCTGGCTCTGACTCgctgacagctgctgcttcagctgaaTACAAAGTACAGCATAAAAAAGAACAGATGTTAAATAAGTAttgttttaaacacaacacGAGAAGTGGAATGACGATAGGTGAATACTTTGTATTATATTGCATATGGTCGTTCTGTATATTCTCCGCCAATCCTAAATATTAaactttaataaaaataaaatctaagaGGAAATACATTAATACATGAATCAATAATTATGAATTTAAACATGAATTATTTCTATTatggattaaaaaaatcaacatgaTTTACTGCATTATATTtgcacataaaaatacatttgcagTGAGGCTGCCGCAGACATAAGCTGCTTGTTTACCTGCTCAGTCTCCTCTGAGGTCCCCTGGTTGTCTGCCTGCTTCTCCAGCTGAGCTTCGAGAAGCATAATCTGCTCCTTCATCTgcgcagaaaaaaaggaaatatttcAACATAACAGCTGACCCCAGGAAGTCATAAACTGAGAGCAGACATCCCCACCTGGTCTACACTTTGGGTTTCTGCTTCCAGCTTGCTGACTTTCTGCAAAGCCTGGTAGAGTGGCAGCAGAGGATAGTTGAAATTAGCAAACTTAAAAGTGGTGGAGAAAAAGCTGCAGTGATGATAATATAGGTCACCTCCTTCACTTGTTCCTCTGAGTTAGCCATCTTGGACTTCCacacctgctcttcctcctctacaCTCTTCTGCAGATGTTTCAGCATTCCTTCCTGGAAGGGAACAGGCATGTGTATAATTAAACCCTGTGAACCTACAATATTCCACACTCGTATGATTTTGAGTCGCTTACTGTTTCAGCCAGGACGGTCCTGTACTGTTCACACTCAGTCTGCAGGGTTGCATgactctcctctgcctcctttagtttCTCGAGCAACTCCTGAAACAGAACACATTCAGAACTTTTTCCGCCAGACTAATTCAAAACAGTATGTGGTAACAAATAAAACTGTGGCTTACTGGCAATGCTGTGCTTGACTGAGACTCCTGGCTCTGCTGGCTGAGAGCCTCCTGAGCTTTCTGGGTAAATACTTGTAACCAGCTGGGCTAAATTGGGATAAAAGAAACCAAATATAAATCTTGTACACATTAATTTTTAGaaccaggttaaaaaaaaaaaccttttctcACTTGCTCTGTCTCAACTGGTATCTGTGGGAAGAGTGTCTGAAGAGTTTCTTTGGTTTCAGCCTGAAAAGCTGCCAGCTGTGTCATGGTGTTCTGAAATGGATGACATAAATCAATGCAGTGACTAACAGCAGATTGCTCTCAATTGATAAAGCACTAGTGTGTAAATAAGCTCTTACTGCATCAGCAGCCGTCTTCTCTTTTGCTGCTCTAAGCTCCTCTTGTAGTGATGTGACAAGGGCGTCCTTTTCAGTCAGACTACAAACACCCCAAATAGACAAGAGAGAGATCTTAATGACAAATGTCAAACTCATTTACTGTGCATGCCGCTCAAACAGCCAGTGCCTCCATTAGTGCGTGGGCGGAGCTTATTACCTGGTCTGTAGTAGTGTGAGCTCTGTGGAGCTGTCGGGCTGCTGAAACAAAAAGGAGATGCAAATAAGTCACagctattttatttatatttgttctgcAGGGCAGCTCAGAGAGTAGAATCATTAGGAGCAATGCTTACTGGTGTGCTCTTGAGCTGCACCATCTCCCCCTTGAGGTTTGTGAGTTCATCCTGTAGTGATGAGATCATGCTGGCATCCTcactttaaagaaaaacacaatttgtCGTGAATGGTCGGAAAACCAACAAAGACTCTGTACTGCAGATTGTTAGTAAAAAGTAGCATACCTCTTGTTTCTTTGCTCAAGCTCAGCAATAGTGTTTTCCTGTTGGAACAGCAGAATATATATGATTAATATTGATGTAATGATGTACACTCAACTATGAAGAAGTAGCAGATGCTTGCTACACTCACAGCAGCATCCTGCTTTGTTTGCAGTTGCTTTAGTTCCTCCTGAAGTGTGTTCAACTGGCTGTCTTTTTCCTGAAGGCTATAAAGAAGGAAAAGTATGttaatcaataaatcaaacaGCTCAGTATCCGGTCTTAAATCTGGAATGAGGAAGATCATAAAATGTACCTTAGCTTTAGTTGTTCCAGTTCTGCAGCATTTGCCTGCTGAATTGGAAGATGATACACAATGTTTGAAATGCAGCTATGCATCATTCAGTTTTCAGTTTCAGCTCTGAAAATGTTTTACCTGTTTGTCCTCGTCATCCTTTTTGTTCTGACTGGCCTCCAGCAGTGAGTTAATGGAGGCGACCTGCTGTTCAAGCTGGGTCttctctgcctgtgtctctcCCAGCTGGGCAGTGAGAGTTTCCACCTGAGTGGAGCGCTCCCTGATTTCAGCCTCCAAACTGCCAATACGCACCTGAAACTCTGCAGGAACAAACCACAACATTTACAACTTGGCATAAATTATTAGCATGTTTTAGtatacacattttaaataaaaacccTCTGACTTTAACATCTGATATTAAGACTTTGTTCCTGACCTGAAAGCGTGCCGCTGTCCTGTTGGGCCTTGTCCAGAGTGGCCTGCAGGCTGCTGTTCCGGCTCTGTGCTGTTCTGAGCTCCTCACACACCTCCTCCAATCTCCTCTGCAATTTCTGTTCAGCTTCTGAATGGCCGGCCTGAGAAAGAAATTGATCGAATACATGaaaacagcagagggcagcaaagATCCACTCAAGTTTAGTACTTAAAAAGCCTTATCTCATTTGGTAAAAGAAGTGCATGTAGGAAACGTGCCATTACtcttacaaaagaaaaaaagtggaatTTTCACAGATAATTCACTAATTACTGCAAACACAGTAAACACCTTTTGTCACAATGGCAAACATTTCTTTTTAGAGAAATGTCTATTAGCAATTGCTTTGAAGTTCAGGGGCACCTGGCACACGCTGATAATTGTTGCAAtccagccacaaaaacatctttcAAAAATGATCAGAACATGCTTATTGACTTGTGGCCTTAGCCATTGCATAACATGTTCAAAGACCTTAAACTTCTGGGAGGCATGTGAGTAAATGATTAAACTATACACATGCTTGACTGTCAGAAGTGCTGACTCACTTGCTCCACATTACCTATAATAGTCCAGACCAACAGCATTCCATTAGTGAGAGACTGTGTGGGCTGATGGGACGTGAGAACAACTAATTCAAAAAGCAAGACTGAGAGTTGTACTTCCTATCACATGTTGTAAACGGCATCAGACTCTTTTGGTTTATTTACAGCCACTTACAGAAGGATTGAGAGGATAGATGCCTGGACCTGCACACATTCCAGCTGATGCCGAGAAGCGTTTACCCTGCAGCACCATTACTTTATGGCTGCATTCCAGTCTAGCCCTGGGCTCTATCATTACATTACAATTAAACGTGCCATAACATTAAAGAGTCTGGGTGATAGATGGGGAAAGATCTACTGGCTGCtggatcagaaaaaaaaaaaaagattttttaaaattatctAGAACATGTGGTCTTGTGTGGAAAGTTGATCATGTCTGAAGTAATTCATCATAAAGATTATGTTCTCAGAGGAAGGGCCAACCTGCTGCAGTGAGAGCTGCTTCTCAGTAGCGGAGACTTTGGCCTCCAGACCTTTCCTGATGTGCTCATCAGCAAGCAGactttctgtcttctctccaaGTTCCTTGGTTAACTTGGTGCATTCCTGGCGCAGCTTGGCCAGCTCTGCATTTTGTCTGGGAGCAaaaagcaagagagagagagtaagacaAACGTACTCCAATGTACCTCTGAATTTGTgacaattaaaatgaaaataaggtCAAATGTCTGTCATTATTAGTAGTGTTATTGTGTCGCTGATTGGGACTCACTTGCTCTCAGCTTGACTGGTAGCTTGGTTGAGAGCATCACGGAGAATGGAGTTCTCCTGTTGAAGACGAGCAAGCTGGGCACTGGGGCCTTTTtccagctggtcctgcaggctCAGGAT
This Parambassis ranga chromosome 15, fParRan2.1, whole genome shotgun sequence DNA region includes the following protein-coding sequences:
- the rrbp1a gene encoding ribosome-binding protein 1a isoform X2, whose translation is MDIYDPQTLGIMVFGGFMVISAVGIVLVSTFSMKETSYEEALAKQRRELGKIQSVRTDKKKKEKVAEKKTRGKKKDEKPNGKIPDQEKTEEPVEAEADADIVIEPVAAPAVAAAPVPAPVPEPVPVPVVPVVAETQAKASAEPSPAAEPSPASSPKEKKKKKVAKVEPASSRPAPLVSAPAPIKSSTAPAVTQAPVSAPVKAAAPSPAPAPAPAKAVPAATKSAPASAKSAPAPVSAKSAPPAAKPAPSTAPVSSKSAPAASKSAPAPAPAKSAAAPAKSAPPPTKSAPVLEAVTKDVPVMAVPPVGSQQTPAVTKAQEPKKKASKKKTEPAAAVDSADAPLYLPYKALVSTISSMVFSEVEAHRLIEILSEKVGIIQDTWHTATQKGDPVAMLKKQLEEREKQLAAEQEDASIVKNRLRELTKELSAEKSKVASVETKLSSQLSKREQEMIALQARMQASYQDHVAQTQRLNAKILSLQDQLEKGPSAQLARLQQENSILRDALNQATSQAESKQNAELAKLRQECTKLTKELGEKTESLLADEHIRKGLEAKVSATEKQLSLQQAGHSEAEQKLQRRLEEVCEELRTAQSRNSSLQATLDKAQQDSGTLSEFQVRIGSLEAEIRERSTQVETLTAQLGETQAEKTQLEQQVASINSLLEASQNKKDDEDKQQANAAELEQLKLSLQEKDSQLNTLQEELKQLQTKQDAAENTIAELEQRNKSEDASMISSLQDELTNLKGEMVQLKSTPPDSSTELTLLQTSLTEKDALVTSLQEELRAAKEKTAADANTMTQLAAFQAETKETLQTLFPQIPVETEQPSWLQVFTQKAQEALSQQSQESQSSTALPELLEKLKEAEESHATLQTECEQYRTVLAETEGMLKHLQKSVEEEEQVWKSKMANSEEQVKEALQKVSKLEAETQSVDQMKEQIMLLEAQLEKQADNQGTSEETEQLKQQLSASQSQLDAVQKEAQAHKEELEQVREQLGEITMRAQREQNGPAEAQPSQVRNELSQATEKLHGEADQRQQLSEEFEQAQKTIAELQAQLDLSPQSETEDVAQLKERLEKEKKLSKDLGQAATKLQQLLKASQEQLTKERDTVRTLQEHLDGKGEYVELKEGTSV
- the rrbp1a gene encoding ribosome-binding protein 1a isoform X3; the encoded protein is MDIYDPQTLGIMVFGGFMVISAVGIVLVSTFSMKETSYEEALAKQRRELGKIQSVRTDKKKKEKVAEKKTRGKKKDEKPNGKIPDQEKTEEPVEAEADADIVIEPVAAPAVAAAPVPAPVPEPVPVPVVPVVAETQAKASAEPSPAAEPSPASSPKEKKKKKVAKVEPASSRPAPLVSAPAPIKSSTAPAVTQAPVSAPVKAAAPSPAPAPAPAKAVPAATKSAPASAKSAPAPVSAKSAPPAAKPAPSTAPVSSKSAPAASKSAPAPAPAKSAAAPAKSAPPPTKSAPVLEAVTKDVPVMAVPPVGSQQTPAVTKAQEPKKKASKKKTEPAAAVDSADAPLYLPYKALVSTISSMVFSEVEAHRLIEILSEKVGIIQDTWHTATQKGDPVAMLKKQLEEREKQLAAEQEDASIVKNRLRELTKELSAEKSKVASVETKLSSQLSKREQEMIALQARMQASYQDHVAQTQRLNAKILSLQDQLEKGPSAQLARLQQENSILRDALNQATSQAESKQNAELAKLRQECTKLTKELGEKTESLLADEHIRKGLEAKVSATEKQLSLQQAGHSEAEQKLQRRLEEVCEELRTAQSRNSSLQATLDKAQQDSGTLSEFQVRIGSLEAEIRERSTQVETLTAQLGETQAEKTQLEQQVASINSLLEASQNKKDDEDKQANAAELEQLKLSLQEKDSQLNTLQEELKQLQTKQDAAENTIAELEQRNKSEDASMISSLQDELTNLKGEMVQLKSTPQPDSSTELTLLQTSLTEKDALVTSLQEELRAAKEKTAADANTMTQLAAFQAETKETLQTLFPQIPVETEQPSWLQVFTQKAQEALSQQSQESQSSTALPELLEKLKEAEESHATLQTECEQYRTVLAETEGMLKHLQKSVEEEEQVWKSKMANSEEQVKEALQKVSKLEAETQSVDQMKEQIMLLEAQLEKQADNQGTSEETEQLKQQLSASQSQLDAVQKEAQAHKEELEQVREQLGEITMRAQREQNGPAEAQPSQVRNELSQATEKLHGEADQRQQLSEEFEQAQKTIAELQAQLDLSPQSETEDVAQLKERLEKEKKLSKDLGQAATKLQQLLKASQEQLTKERDTVRTLQEHLDGKGEYVELKEGTSV
- the rrbp1a gene encoding ribosome-binding protein 1a isoform X4, giving the protein MDIYDPQTLGIMVFGGFMVISAVGIVLVSTFSMKETSYEEALAKQRRELGKIQSVRTDKKKKEKVAEKKTRGKKKDEKPNGKIPDQEKTEEPVEAEADADIVIEPVAAPAVAAAPVPAPVPEPVPVPVVPVVAETQAKASAEPSPAAEPSPASSPKEKKKKKVAKVEPASSRPAPLVSAPAPIKSSTAPAVTQAPVSAPVKAAAPSPAPAPAPAKAVPAATKSAPASAKSAPAPVSAKSAPPAAKPAPSTAPVSSKSAPAASKSAPAPAPAKSAAAPAKSAPPPTKSAPVLEAVTKDVPVMAVPPVGSQQTPAVTKAQEPKKKASKKKTEPAAAVDSADAPLYLPYKALVSTISSMVFSEVEAHRLIEILSEKVGIIQDTWHTATQKGDPVAMLKKQLEEREKQLAAEQEDASIVKNRLRELTKELSAEKSKVASVETKLSSQLSKREQEMIALQARMQASYQDHVAQTQRLNAKILSLQDQLEKGPSAQLARLQQENSILRDALNQATSQAESKQNAELAKLRQECTKLTKELGEKTESLLADEHIRKGLEAKVSATEKQLSLQQAGHSEAEQKLQRRLEEVCEELRTAQSRNSSLQATLDKAQQDSGTLSEFQVRIGSLEAEIRERSTQVETLTAQLGETQAEKTQLEQQVASINSLLEASQNKKDDEDKQQANAAELEQLKLSLQEKDSQLNTLQEELKQLQTKQDAAENTIAELEQRNKSEDASMISSLQDELTNLKGEMVQLKSTPQPDSSTELTLLQTSLTEKDALVTSLQEELRAAKEKTAADANTMTQLAAFQAETKETLQTLFPQIPVETEQPSWLQVFTQKAQEALSQQSQESQSSTALPELLEKLKEAEESHATLQTECEQYRTVLAETEGMLKHLQKSVEEEEQVWKSKMANSEEQVKEALQKVSKLEAETQSVDQMKEQIMLLEAQLEKQADNQGTSEETEQLKQQLSASQSQLDAVQKEAQAHKEELEQVRNELSQATEKLHGEADQRQQLSEEFEQAQKTIAELQAQLDLSPQSETEDVAQLKERLEKEKKLSKDLGQAATKLQQLLKASQEQLTKERDTVRTLQEHLDGKGEYVELKEGTSV